In Halorubrum sp. PV6, a single window of DNA contains:
- a CDS encoding NAD-dependent epimerase/dehydratase family protein has translation MTATALVIGGTRFIGRHTVSDLLANGYEVTMLNRGNHENPFADDGRVTHVEGDRKTERDLRTAKLSAEPDIVIDCVAYQPADVETATDVFADVDGYVYISSGDSYAAESIPKREGETPLRSCSPEQATDDTSDTYGNRKAEGDRAVFAAAEEGVQAMAVRPCIVYGPYDYTERLDYWIDRVLAHERVVVPGDGQNLWHRAYVEDVASALRIVAERGEAGRAYNVGDRRALTLEATLETIAEAAGTDCRVVTASADALAAGGLEPDDFVLYRDHPHLLDTCALADLGWESTPVDEAMARTVAEHREADRDGSEWDPGRENEERVLGVKETL, from the coding sequence ATGACAGCGACGGCACTCGTCATCGGCGGCACGCGGTTTATCGGTCGGCATACGGTCTCCGACCTGCTCGCGAACGGGTACGAAGTCACCATGCTGAATCGCGGCAACCACGAGAACCCCTTCGCCGACGACGGCCGGGTGACCCACGTCGAAGGCGACCGAAAGACCGAACGCGACCTGCGGACGGCGAAACTCTCGGCCGAGCCCGACATCGTGATCGACTGCGTCGCGTACCAGCCGGCCGACGTCGAGACGGCGACCGACGTGTTCGCCGACGTCGACGGCTACGTGTACATCTCGTCGGGCGACAGTTACGCGGCCGAATCGATACCCAAACGCGAGGGAGAGACGCCGCTCCGGTCGTGTTCGCCGGAGCAGGCGACCGACGACACGTCCGACACCTACGGGAACCGAAAGGCGGAGGGCGACCGTGCGGTCTTCGCGGCCGCCGAGGAGGGCGTCCAGGCGATGGCCGTGCGCCCGTGTATCGTCTACGGGCCCTACGACTACACGGAACGGCTCGACTACTGGATCGACCGAGTGCTCGCGCACGAGCGCGTCGTCGTCCCCGGCGACGGCCAGAACCTCTGGCACCGGGCGTACGTCGAGGACGTGGCCAGCGCGCTCCGGATCGTCGCCGAGCGCGGGGAGGCGGGGCGGGCGTACAACGTCGGCGACCGGCGGGCACTCACGCTCGAAGCGACGCTCGAAACCATCGCCGAGGCCGCCGGGACCGACTGCCGGGTCGTCACGGCGAGCGCCGACGCGCTGGCGGCCGGCGGGCTCGAACCGGACGACTTCGTGTTGTACCGGGACCATCCCCACCTGCTCGACACGTGTGCGCTCGCCGACCTCGGCTGGGAGTCGACGCCGGTCGACGAGGCCATGGCGCGGACCGTCGCGGAACACCGCGAGGCCGACCGCGACGGCAGCGAGTGGGATCCGGGACGGGAAAACGAGGAACGCGTGTTGGGCGTCAAAGAGACGCTGTAG
- a CDS encoding GNAT family N-acetyltransferase, which yields MDLRPATLDDIDSIRTIARESLLASYGHAVDEALLAEAVDEWYDPEELSADIGDEDTVFPVALVDGTVVGFAESYVVGRRERVGEIDWLHVHPDHRGSGVGSELLERVESDLRAADVDRIEARVLADNEAGTAFYDREGYDLDGERSVEIGDEAFEEREYRKQIGRLAGISEGIYETEDGETVHVAFDESDRGSHAPFYVAYADAEMSQRYGYLCGNCEGTNIAIDTMDRMECRKCGNRRKPARWDAAY from the coding sequence ATGGATCTGCGACCCGCAACGCTCGACGACATCGACAGCATCCGGACGATCGCACGCGAATCCCTGCTCGCGTCATACGGGCACGCGGTCGACGAGGCGCTGCTCGCAGAGGCCGTCGACGAGTGGTACGACCCCGAGGAGCTGAGCGCGGACATCGGCGACGAGGACACGGTGTTCCCGGTAGCCCTCGTCGACGGGACGGTCGTCGGGTTCGCCGAGAGTTACGTCGTCGGCCGACGCGAGCGCGTCGGCGAGATCGACTGGCTCCACGTCCATCCCGACCACCGGGGGTCCGGCGTGGGCTCGGAACTCCTCGAACGCGTGGAGTCGGACCTTCGCGCGGCCGATGTCGACCGGATCGAGGCGCGCGTCCTCGCGGACAACGAGGCCGGGACGGCCTTCTACGATCGAGAGGGGTACGACCTCGACGGCGAGCGCTCGGTGGAGATCGGCGACGAGGCGTTCGAAGAGCGAGAGTACCGAAAGCAGATCGGTCGGCTGGCCGGCATCTCCGAGGGCATCTACGAGACCGAGGACGGCGAGACGGTCCACGTCGCCTTCGACGAGAGCGACCGCGGCTCGCACGCCCCCTTCTACGTCGCGTACGCGGACGCCGAGATGAGCCAGCGGTACGGGTACCTCTGCGGGAACTGCGAGGGGACGAACATCGCCATCGACACGATGGACCGGATGGAGTGCCGCAAGTGCGGGAACCGGCGCAAGCCGGCTCGGTGGGACGCGGCGTACTGA
- a CDS encoding cytochrome C oxidase subunit IV family protein, whose protein sequence is MSHDSIKLYSAIYVALLVAATLNFILFEADFVSFTYAQAIAGTMVIATVKTLLIVAYFQHLRWENRSLTYVMALALALTMLLMAAATYSIS, encoded by the coding sequence ATGTCGCACGATTCGATCAAGTTGTACTCGGCCATCTACGTCGCGCTGCTGGTCGCGGCGACGCTGAATTTTATTCTCTTTGAGGCCGACTTCGTCAGTTTCACCTACGCCCAGGCGATTGCCGGAACGATGGTTATCGCGACCGTCAAGACGCTCCTCATCGTCGCGTACTTCCAGCACCTCCGGTGGGAGAACCGCTCGCTCACCTACGTGATGGCGCTCGCGCTCGCGCTCACCATGCTCCTGATGGCCGCCGCGACGTACTCCATCTCGTAA
- a CDS encoding halocyanin domain-containing protein, producing MSDRLSRRRYVAGTGAALTLGTLAGCSGGGDGGDGGDGSDGGDSGPEALDDVPSEIDTYLSEGEARMYDGTILDYTGQDEVSVAVGAGDVGFAFDPAAIRVDAGTTVVWEWTGEGGGHNVASAEGSETEFDNGETVMEEGYTFEQTFDAAGVKLYECTPHRANGMLGAIEVVEA from the coding sequence ATGTCTGATAGACTGTCTAGACGGCGGTACGTCGCCGGAACCGGAGCCGCGTTGACCCTCGGAACGCTCGCCGGCTGTTCGGGCGGCGGGGACGGTGGCGACGGCGGCGACGGCTCCGACGGCGGCGACAGCGGCCCGGAGGCGCTCGACGACGTGCCGAGCGAAATCGACACCTACCTCAGCGAGGGCGAGGCCCGGATGTACGACGGGACGATCCTCGACTACACCGGGCAAGACGAGGTCAGCGTCGCGGTCGGCGCGGGCGACGTCGGCTTCGCGTTCGACCCGGCCGCGATCCGGGTCGACGCCGGCACGACCGTCGTCTGGGAGTGGACCGGGGAGGGCGGCGGACACAACGTGGCCTCCGCCGAGGGCTCCGAGACCGAGTTCGACAACGGCGAGACCGTGATGGAGGAGGGGTACACCTTCGAGCAGACGTTCGACGCCGCAGGGGTCAAGCTCTACGAGTGTACGCCCCACCGAGCGAACGGCATGCTCGGCGCCATCGAAGTCGTCGAAGCGTAA
- a CDS encoding MarR family transcriptional regulator: protein MSVSELEADLSEDERAGLDLIRETGGIHQSDFWKELDVSSRKGSRIAEALEESGLIQRSDTVYDGHNTYYLEPAPRDLDFSLLMAGDMLSPFIGEEEVDAQADAFSQWMMNLAYEEY from the coding sequence ATGAGTGTGTCCGAACTCGAGGCCGACCTCTCGGAGGACGAACGCGCCGGCCTCGACCTCATCCGCGAGACCGGTGGCATCCACCAGAGCGACTTCTGGAAGGAACTCGACGTCTCTTCGCGGAAGGGAAGTCGGATCGCGGAGGCGCTAGAGGAGTCCGGGCTCATTCAGCGCTCGGACACCGTCTACGACGGTCACAACACGTACTACCTCGAACCCGCGCCTCGCGACCTCGACTTCTCGCTGCTCATGGCCGGCGACATGCTCTCGCCGTTCATCGGCGAGGAAGAGGTCGACGCGCAGGCCGACGCGTTCTCCCAGTGGATGATGAATCTCGCGTACGAAGAGTACTGA
- a CDS encoding NRDE family protein — MCTLTLAWRAFDDAPVALAANRDEAMDRPAEPPALRGDDDDRFVAPRDAEAGGTWIGVSASGVVVAITNRWLDADRQADRSRGLLVRDCLQTDSATETVEAVERAVASRSYDGFNLAIADGDDAFLLSYDGELTVTPLDPGVHVVGNVGGVVNGVERFSVPDRRREVGEERVESARSVASALPPEPGESSEEWLDRASATLADHAYGACLHGDGFGTRSFTRIRTTADADGSVAFAYADGPPCETPAEPVSLPAGFGAVGSRGADRSA; from the coding sequence GTGTGCACGCTCACGCTCGCGTGGCGGGCGTTCGACGACGCCCCCGTCGCGCTCGCCGCGAACCGCGACGAAGCGATGGACCGGCCCGCCGAACCGCCGGCGCTGCGCGGCGACGACGACGACCGGTTCGTCGCGCCCCGCGACGCCGAAGCCGGCGGGACGTGGATCGGCGTCTCCGCGTCGGGAGTCGTCGTCGCGATTACGAACCGCTGGCTCGACGCCGACCGACAAGCCGACCGCTCGCGCGGGTTGCTCGTCCGCGACTGCCTGCAGACCGATTCGGCGACCGAGACCGTCGAGGCGGTCGAGCGCGCCGTCGCGAGTCGGTCGTACGACGGGTTCAACCTCGCCATCGCCGACGGCGACGACGCTTTCCTGCTCTCGTACGACGGGGAGTTGACGGTCACGCCGCTCGACCCCGGCGTCCACGTCGTCGGCAACGTCGGCGGCGTGGTCAACGGTGTCGAGCGCTTTTCGGTCCCGGACCGGCGGCGCGAGGTCGGCGAGGAGCGCGTCGAGAGCGCGCGCTCGGTCGCGAGCGCGCTGCCGCCCGAACCCGGTGAGTCGAGCGAGGAGTGGCTCGACCGGGCGAGCGCGACCCTCGCGGACCACGCCTACGGCGCGTGCCTCCACGGCGACGGGTTCGGTACCCGGTCGTTCACCCGGATCCGGACGACCGCCGACGCGGACGGGTCGGTCGCGTTCGCGTACGCCGACGGCCCGCCGTGCGAGACGCCCGCGGAGCCCGTGTCGCTGCCGGCCGGCTTCGGAGCCGTCGGCTCGCGTGGCGCGGACAGGTCGGCGTAG